A single genomic interval of Salinarchaeum sp. IM2453 harbors:
- a CDS encoding site-specific integrase, with translation MNSDIYDEESESSESGSTDHLESIKPERAFDIWLDRQSSTHAEATIESYEYRLEPFIEWCEENGIENLNSLSGRDIFEYDAYRRRTKDLKTSTLNNQLGTLRKFIRFCEQIGAVEEGLESKVEVPETSLAEKVNTDLLKANRAEELREKLDTYARASREQVIFELLWHTGCRVGGLHSLDLQDCYFDDEDIDRLRHEGDVDLDAVDDLSTPFIYFRHRPETETPLKNKESGERPVALSERVAQRVEEYIKVNRVDRTEECGREPLFTTKRGETARVSKSNIRRLLYVITQPCRWGSCPHGRDEAECKAREHGKESRCPSSKSPHPIRTGAVTRWRDQGWSPEMVGERVNASAETIKLHYDHPDPLRRMESRRQMIERGDSQ, from the coding sequence ATGAATAGTGATATCTATGATGAAGAGTCTGAATCTTCAGAATCTGGCAGTACGGATCATCTTGAGTCCATCAAACCAGAACGTGCGTTCGATATTTGGCTTGATCGGCAAAGTTCGACACACGCTGAGGCGACAATTGAGAGTTATGAGTATCGTCTGGAGCCATTCATTGAGTGGTGTGAAGAGAATGGTATCGAGAATTTGAACTCGCTTTCTGGACGGGATATCTTTGAATATGATGCGTATCGTCGTCGCACGAAGGATCTGAAAACGTCTACGCTGAATAATCAACTTGGAACACTACGGAAGTTTATTCGATTCTGTGAGCAGATTGGTGCAGTTGAGGAGGGGCTTGAGTCAAAGGTCGAGGTTCCAGAAACAAGTCTTGCTGAGAAGGTTAACACTGACTTGCTCAAAGCAAATCGAGCGGAGGAGCTCAGAGAGAAATTGGACACGTATGCTCGTGCCTCGCGTGAGCAAGTTATTTTTGAGTTATTGTGGCACACTGGATGCCGCGTAGGTGGTTTACACTCGCTTGATCTGCAGGACTGCTATTTTGATGATGAAGACATAGATCGGTTGCGACATGAGGGCGATGTCGACCTTGACGCAGTCGATGATCTGTCAACGCCGTTTATCTATTTCCGGCATCGTCCAGAGACGGAAACCCCACTGAAGAACAAAGAATCAGGCGAGCGACCGGTTGCTCTGAGTGAACGAGTTGCTCAGCGGGTTGAGGAGTACATCAAAGTAAATCGCGTTGATCGTACTGAGGAGTGCGGTCGAGAACCATTATTTACGACGAAGAGAGGAGAGACTGCTCGCGTCTCGAAGTCAAATATTCGTCGGCTATTGTACGTTATCACGCAGCCGTGTCGCTGGGGATCGTGCCCACATGGGCGTGATGAGGCTGAATGTAAGGCTCGAGAGCATGGAAAGGAATCCCGCTGTCCGTCATCGAAGTCACCACATCCTATCCGTACAGGTGCAGTGACACGCTGGCGTGATCAGGGATGGAGCCCTGAGATGGTCGGAGAACGTGTGAACGCGTCTGCAGAGACAATTAAGCTACATTATGATCATCCAGATCCGCTTCGGAGAATGGAGTCTCGTCGTCAGATGATTGAGCGAGGTGATTCCCAATGA
- a CDS encoding PhiH1 repressor, which produces MRQSADWMVPADDRILELIREHGNLTPSAIEAFGGPTSDHASRRAKKLASYGLLNQVHRGLYGITDLGESYLDEELDASELEPVESAE; this is translated from the coding sequence ATGCGACAGTCTGCTGACTGGATGGTTCCAGCTGATGACCGGATCTTGGAACTGATCCGTGAACACGGTAACTTGACCCCAAGTGCCATCGAAGCCTTCGGTGGTCCAACATCTGATCATGCAAGCCGCCGTGCGAAGAAACTGGCTAGTTATGGACTGCTGAATCAAGTACATCGGGGGCTGTATGGAATCACTGATCTGGGAGAAAGCTACCTTGACGAGGAGCTGGATGCGAGCGAGTTGGAGCCAGTTGAGTCTGCGGAGTAA
- a CDS encoding endonuclease/exonuclease/phosphatase family protein, protein MTKLVTWNCNMAFREKKGQILRHDPDILVIQECESPVTSGDWSEFSDWLWIGENEHKGLGVFVRNGISLQPGNVTEPGGKFSLPVATDTSIDVLAVWAMNDKEHPENRYISQVYTSVRDYDDWIGSDTVVVGDFNWNIMWDESPNSPLRGDFSDTVRLLNDRGLRSVYHSVTESAFGDEDATTFYMHKKSDREYHIDYVFAHDEVIGSLSDFWIGRFNEWIDASDHMPIVIEI, encoded by the coding sequence ATGACGAAGTTGGTAACGTGGAATTGCAATATGGCCTTTCGCGAAAAGAAGGGACAAATTCTACGCCACGACCCGGATATATTAGTGATCCAAGAATGTGAAAGTCCTGTCACGAGTGGTGATTGGTCGGAATTTTCCGATTGGCTATGGATTGGCGAAAACGAACACAAGGGGCTTGGTGTCTTCGTCCGAAACGGGATTTCGCTTCAACCGGGCAACGTCACGGAACCGGGTGGTAAATTCAGTCTTCCAGTGGCAACTGACACGTCAATAGATGTGCTTGCAGTATGGGCCATGAATGATAAAGAGCATCCTGAGAATCGTTATATTAGTCAGGTTTACACGTCAGTTCGAGATTATGACGACTGGATTGGCTCAGATACGGTTGTCGTCGGAGATTTCAATTGGAATATAATGTGGGACGAATCACCCAACAGTCCCTTACGAGGTGATTTTTCGGATACAGTTCGTCTCCTAAATGATCGTGGGTTACGAAGCGTCTACCATTCAGTGACGGAATCGGCGTTCGGCGATGAAGACGCGACAACGTTCTATATGCACAAGAAGTCAGATAGGGAATACCACATTGACTACGTCTTTGCACACGATGAAGTGATCGGATCCTTGTCCGACTTTTGGATTGGAAGGTTTAACGAGTGGATCGATGCAAGCGATCATATGCCAATTGTAATAGAGATATAG
- the cas2 gene encoding CRISPR-associated endonuclease Cas2: MVYVIAVYDVEADRTRLFLKFLRKYLTHVQNSVFEGEITKGDFEKVKQELESMLEPGESIIIYQMSSEKYVSRTVYGEDPAEDSQFL; the protein is encoded by the coding sequence ATGGTTTACGTTATTGCTGTCTACGATGTAGAGGCAGATCGAACGCGGCTTTTCTTGAAATTTTTGCGGAAGTATCTGACTCATGTACAGAACTCAGTCTTTGAAGGAGAGATCACGAAAGGTGATTTTGAGAAGGTCAAGCAGGAACTTGAGTCGATGCTTGAGCCCGGTGAGTCCATAATCATCTACCAGATGAGTTCAGAGAAGTATGTCTCACGAACCGTCTACGGCGAAGATCCAGCTGAAGATAGCCAATTTCTGTGA
- the cas1b gene encoding type I-B CRISPR-associated endonuclease Cas1b, translated as MNDNYHIFSDGRIERHNDTVRLVTEDDDKKYLPIENAEALYLHGQIDFNTRLVSFLNEHGIAMHVFGWNDYYSGSIMPERGQTSGQTVVNQVQAYNDATHRIKIAREIVAGSIHNMRSNVTYYNNRGHEFSSIITDLDRCQDELADTTAVDEVMGVEASARRAYYQIFDKVLPNGFVFNGRAYNPPDNKVNSLISFGNSLVYANIVSAIRATALDPTISYLHEPGERRYSLALDLADLFKPLLTDRVIFRLVNRRQLSVDDFESELNSCLLTESGRKTFSKELEQTLEETVEHPELNKKVSYQYLLRVESYKLKKHLLTGEPYEAFKRWW; from the coding sequence ATGAATGATAACTACCACATATTCTCAGACGGACGCATCGAGCGGCATAATGACACAGTGCGACTTGTCACCGAAGACGACGACAAAAAATACCTTCCAATAGAAAATGCCGAAGCCCTGTACCTTCACGGACAGATCGATTTCAATACGCGACTTGTCTCATTCTTAAACGAGCACGGAATTGCTATGCATGTCTTCGGTTGGAACGATTACTATTCTGGTTCGATCATGCCTGAGCGTGGGCAGACCTCTGGTCAGACTGTTGTAAACCAAGTTCAAGCGTATAATGATGCAACACATCGGATCAAGATTGCTCGTGAGATTGTTGCAGGAAGTATCCACAATATGCGGTCAAATGTGACCTACTATAACAACCGTGGGCATGAATTTAGTTCTATCATTACAGACCTTGATCGATGTCAAGATGAACTAGCTGACACCACAGCGGTTGACGAAGTAATGGGTGTAGAGGCGAGTGCACGACGGGCGTACTACCAGATATTTGATAAAGTACTCCCCAACGGATTTGTTTTCAACGGAAGGGCATATAATCCACCAGATAACAAGGTGAACAGTCTGATTTCGTTTGGTAATAGCCTCGTGTACGCAAATATCGTCTCGGCAATCAGGGCCACAGCCTTAGATCCGACAATCAGTTATCTTCATGAACCGGGAGAGAGACGATACTCACTGGCGTTGGATCTTGCGGATCTGTTCAAGCCGCTGTTAACCGACCGGGTTATATTCCGGTTGGTTAATCGGCGACAACTATCTGTTGATGATTTTGAATCCGAGCTAAACTCATGCCTCCTCACCGAATCGGGGAGAAAGACCTTCTCTAAAGAATTAGAACAAACACTTGAGGAAACTGTTGAGCATCCCGAATTAAATAAAAAAGTGAGCTATCAGTACTTACTCCGGGTTGAGTCGTACAAACTCAAGAAACATCTTTTGACGGGAGAACCCTACGAAGCATTCAAACGGTGGTGGTAA
- a CDS encoding CRISPR-associated protein Cas4, giving the protein MAERDIDPVELLLESARSEAANASFHVTGVMMQYYEACERELWFESRNIEINRENPNVVRGTRVDDTAYGDQRQNLSIDGWIAPDMLDDGRIVEVKPSSSLIEPARLQLLYYLWYLDRVVGVKKDGVLAHPTERKRESVELNEEAIDKVESAIRGIYEIVRNDSPPSATEKSYCDSCAYHDFCWSC; this is encoded by the coding sequence ATGGCCGAACGTGACATCGACCCCGTGGAACTCCTTCTTGAATCTGCTCGTAGTGAAGCAGCTAACGCGTCTTTTCATGTCACAGGCGTAATGATGCAGTATTATGAAGCTTGTGAGCGTGAACTTTGGTTCGAAAGCCGAAATATTGAGATTAACCGCGAAAATCCCAACGTTGTACGCGGTACTCGCGTCGATGATACTGCGTATGGAGACCAGCGCCAAAATCTCAGTATTGATGGCTGGATTGCGCCTGATATGCTGGACGACGGTCGTATTGTTGAGGTGAAACCCTCGTCATCACTCATCGAACCGGCACGGCTCCAATTGCTCTACTATCTGTGGTATCTGGACCGTGTTGTCGGTGTCAAGAAAGACGGTGTACTTGCTCATCCAACCGAGCGAAAACGAGAATCGGTTGAATTAAATGAGGAGGCGATTGATAAGGTTGAGTCAGCGATCCGCGGAATCTATGAGATAGTGAGAAATGACTCACCACCCTCAGCAACCGAAAAGTCATATTGTGACTCATGCGCGTACCACGATTTTTGCTGGAGTTGCTAA
- a CDS encoding CRISPR-associated endonuclease Cas3'' gives MPPLYAHPPENGSEGTLLLNHLVDVAERVSYVVHPDMTTPDGESLKPIVETLAYVHDIGKATSYFQEYLLADRTPDNKLLRHHAPLGSFLAYYALSARDFKTETCLAGFVAVAKHHGSLPDVADYVFNRSHRREGVTAGDQNANERRQTAVAYQIKDIDENNRAVGQDIVQRATEGHGSWQEFREGFIDANERNDLLKEIEETVAASGNIPEPREDALSETCYGRALQCWSSLILADKLSAAGAPHNEATYAPDYPSGDRLDEYVSKIESKVTRDVDGSRSEQFNYYRSQARTAVLDSVQEFVEADQQVATLTLPTGMGKTLTGLSAALEIRDQTDGDRVVYALPFTSVIDQVVNELENIYQTDITGNLLTAHHHLAETTMQDFEDDDAADLSDDVGTMLAESWRAGVTVTTFVQLFESLAGPANRQGMKLPALRNAVIVLDEPQSLPLDWWKLVPRLVKMLTEQYNATVIAMTATQPHLFEDEYKLIDKPDTYFSAISRVAYELDASTERYIAEQSNPKSYATAGHELQDTVEGDDSALAVCNTIESARELTEQVFSPTMLDVGALYADELERRGQAEDISASDLADRIETADGRPLVHLSTRLRPVDRLTLIETIKLLTERRVPVLVVSTQLVEAGVDISFDRVYRDLAPIDSIVQAAGRCNRSFESDRGTVTVWWLDAPGGQTRTPAEAVYNRGTTLLPVAAATLQCVRDETDGLSETDVARRSVRQYFERLQEDKDVGKQEYADFVDDAMAAELGDLSLIDQRRSAEIVIARTHDERKLLEEIREAQAQYDYETLRDLIDKTKSLRISVPYYSEDSDRAEAIHDLPILVEDQGIYMLDVRRQGDKFDATTGFVTATASIDHQFL, from the coding sequence GTGCCTCCGCTGTATGCCCATCCCCCGGAAAATGGCAGTGAGGGGACACTCCTCCTCAATCATCTCGTGGATGTCGCCGAGCGTGTCAGCTATGTCGTCCACCCTGACATGACAACGCCTGACGGTGAGTCGCTCAAACCGATCGTTGAGACACTGGCATACGTTCACGACATCGGGAAAGCAACGTCGTACTTCCAGGAGTACCTACTCGCGGATCGAACTCCTGACAACAAGTTGCTTCGCCATCACGCCCCACTTGGGTCTTTCCTTGCTTACTATGCTCTCAGCGCAAGAGATTTCAAGACCGAAACCTGTCTTGCGGGATTTGTGGCAGTAGCCAAGCACCATGGATCTCTGCCGGATGTTGCAGACTATGTCTTCAACCGATCCCACCGACGCGAGGGAGTCACTGCGGGAGACCAGAACGCTAATGAACGAAGACAAACAGCTGTTGCATACCAAATCAAGGACATTGATGAGAACAATCGAGCCGTTGGTCAGGACATCGTACAGCGCGCTACAGAGGGTCATGGATCTTGGCAAGAATTTCGAGAAGGATTTATTGATGCCAACGAGCGAAACGATCTTCTGAAGGAGATTGAAGAGACTGTCGCTGCGAGCGGAAACATACCTGAACCTCGAGAAGACGCACTTTCCGAAACTTGCTACGGACGTGCCCTACAGTGCTGGAGCAGTCTTATTTTGGCCGATAAACTGAGTGCCGCTGGAGCCCCACACAATGAAGCAACATACGCCCCCGATTATCCATCGGGTGACCGCTTGGACGAGTATGTGAGCAAGATCGAGTCGAAAGTCACTCGGGATGTGGATGGATCTCGATCTGAGCAGTTTAATTACTACCGATCACAGGCTAGAACAGCCGTCCTTGACTCTGTCCAAGAATTTGTGGAGGCAGACCAGCAGGTTGCGACACTGACACTCCCAACTGGAATGGGAAAAACGCTCACCGGGCTTTCAGCCGCGCTTGAAATACGTGATCAAACCGATGGCGATCGAGTCGTATATGCTCTCCCGTTCACAAGCGTGATTGACCAAGTTGTAAATGAACTCGAGAACATATATCAGACTGACATTACTGGAAACCTCCTGACTGCTCACCACCATCTAGCGGAAACAACAATGCAGGACTTCGAAGATGATGATGCGGCAGATCTTTCAGACGACGTGGGGACAATGCTCGCAGAAAGCTGGCGTGCTGGAGTAACTGTCACTACCTTTGTACAACTCTTCGAGAGTCTCGCCGGTCCCGCCAATCGGCAGGGAATGAAACTCCCTGCATTGCGAAACGCAGTTATTGTTCTCGATGAACCGCAGAGTCTGCCACTTGACTGGTGGAAACTTGTTCCCAGACTAGTGAAGATGCTAACCGAACAGTACAATGCGACTGTAATCGCGATGACTGCAACACAGCCACATCTCTTTGAGGACGAATATAAACTTATTGATAAACCAGACACATATTTCTCTGCCATCAGCCGAGTTGCTTACGAACTCGACGCCTCTACAGAGCGGTACATTGCGGAACAGAGTAATCCAAAATCGTACGCAACTGCTGGTCATGAACTGCAGGATACGGTCGAGGGTGATGATTCAGCACTTGCAGTGTGTAATACTATCGAAAGCGCTCGCGAGCTCACTGAGCAGGTTTTTAGTCCAACGATGCTGGATGTGGGCGCTCTATACGCAGATGAACTCGAGCGCCGCGGCCAGGCCGAAGATATCTCAGCTTCCGATCTGGCGGATCGAATCGAGACAGCTGACGGTAGACCACTCGTTCACCTGTCGACCCGGCTTCGGCCTGTTGACCGACTGACTCTGATTGAGACAATAAAACTACTCACTGAACGGAGGGTGCCGGTTCTAGTCGTTTCAACGCAGCTGGTCGAAGCGGGTGTCGATATCAGCTTCGACCGCGTTTACCGTGATCTCGCTCCGATCGATAGTATTGTTCAGGCAGCAGGGCGATGCAATCGGTCATTCGAGTCTGATCGGGGCACAGTGACAGTGTGGTGGCTTGATGCTCCTGGTGGCCAGACAAGGACGCCAGCAGAAGCAGTCTACAACCGCGGAACTACACTGCTTCCGGTCGCAGCAGCAACGCTCCAATGTGTCCGCGACGAAACTGACGGCCTCTCGGAGACGGATGTTGCTCGACGATCCGTTCGCCAGTACTTTGAACGACTGCAAGAAGACAAAGACGTCGGGAAACAAGAATATGCAGACTTTGTAGACGATGCAATGGCGGCAGAGCTTGGTGACCTCTCGCTGATCGATCAACGGCGTTCCGCAGAGATTGTGATTGCTCGCACGCACGATGAACGGAAATTACTCGAAGAGATCCGGGAAGCACAGGCACAGTATGACTACGAAACACTCCGCGATTTGATTGACAAAACGAAATCACTCCGGATATCAGTCCCATATTATTCAGAGGACAGCGACCGGGCGGAGGCAATTCACGATCTTCCGATTCTCGTCGAAGATCAAGGCATCTACATGCTTGATGTACGGCGACAGGGTGACAAGTTCGATGCAACAACCGGATTTGTCACGGCTACCGCAAGCATTGATCACCAGTTCTTATGA
- the cas5b gene encoding type I-B CRISPR-associated protein Cas5b yields the protein MNATPDPASPDDVPTRPKQCLSLTVRGPWGHFRRVEGNVVKQTYRVIPRTTVAGLLAAVLGIGRDEYYELFGFEYSWIAIEPVQDLRTVNMPMNTLSTADEDLTSLNARGKISMKLPDPTNPRQQHNYEVLVNPAYRIDVALADQERYEKLREMLAAGKSHYVPSLGLSEHLAEIDYHGEFDVEPVTTSDDGTLDIDSTVPGGFDNVIMNTDRRCQIEQSPSFMERDKNGRSTTAFTTYAFNPDGGMLTVTDATASTVGNRTVVFV from the coding sequence ATGAACGCGACACCGGACCCGGCATCGCCAGATGATGTGCCTACACGGCCAAAGCAGTGTCTTTCACTTACTGTTAGGGGACCATGGGGACATTTCCGACGTGTCGAAGGCAACGTCGTCAAGCAGACATATAGAGTTATCCCGCGCACGACTGTTGCCGGTCTCTTAGCTGCTGTTCTCGGTATTGGACGAGATGAGTACTATGAACTGTTTGGATTTGAGTACTCTTGGATTGCAATTGAACCCGTTCAGGACCTTCGAACCGTGAATATGCCAATGAATACGCTTTCAACAGCGGACGAAGATCTCACGTCTCTTAACGCCCGCGGAAAGATTAGTATGAAACTTCCTGATCCAACAAATCCTCGGCAGCAACATAATTACGAAGTACTCGTCAACCCTGCGTATCGGATCGATGTTGCCTTGGCAGACCAGGAACGCTACGAGAAACTACGGGAGATGCTCGCTGCTGGGAAGTCCCACTATGTTCCAAGTTTAGGCCTGTCGGAGCACCTCGCCGAAATCGACTACCACGGCGAGTTTGATGTCGAACCAGTGACCACTTCTGATGACGGTACTCTAGACATTGATTCGACAGTCCCTGGTGGCTTTGATAACGTTATTATGAACACAGACCGTCGGTGTCAAATTGAGCAATCCCCTTCTTTCATGGAACGTGATAAAAATGGTCGGTCAACAACAGCGTTTACAACCTACGCATTCAATCCAGATGGAGGCATGCTCACAGTAACCGACGCTACGGCATCGACTGTGGGCAATCGAACGGTGGTGTTCGTCTGA